Proteins found in one Serratia plymuthica genomic segment:
- the ghoS gene encoding type V toxin-antitoxin system endoribonuclease antitoxin GhoS, with the protein MSQSATTCFVVTFHYQEEGLADLAKLTGQLTRDGFVTSVTDEQGVPHLLGSNSFAFITPLNQEDVQQLAQKLGEVALGKTPEVDIVRYEEYVKRLHIDT; encoded by the coding sequence ATGAGTCAATCTGCAACGACGTGTTTTGTGGTGACTTTCCACTATCAGGAAGAAGGATTGGCTGATTTGGCCAAGCTTACCGGACAATTAACCCGTGATGGATTTGTCACTTCGGTGACAGACGAACAGGGCGTTCCGCATCTGTTGGGCAGCAACAGTTTTGCGTTTATAACGCCATTGAATCAAGAAGATGTTCAACAGCTGGCGCAGAAGCTCGGTGAAGTTGCCCTGGGGAAAACCCCGGAGGTCGACATAGTTCGCTATGAGGAGTACGTTAAGCGGTTACATATTGATACATAA
- a CDS encoding transglycosylase SLT domain-containing protein, producing the protein MKTKIGCLTAILLLSGCAKDPQTTSTISGSGTSRGGWLKTPPQAPVNRTGTPVAYNDYIRQAASSYGVDETLIKAIIQVESGFNPNVVSTSNAVGLMQLKPSTAGRDAYRMKGRSGQPSSRELKDPAVNIDLGTAYINILQSQQLAGINNPQTLRYATIVSYVNGAGAMLRTFSSDKRVAVNRINQMSPDEFYQHIQKKHPAPQAPRYLWKVTTAYQAMSQ; encoded by the coding sequence GTGAAAACAAAAATCGGTTGCCTGACGGCAATTTTGCTTTTGTCGGGGTGCGCCAAAGACCCGCAAACGACAAGTACTATTTCAGGCAGTGGCACATCGCGTGGCGGTTGGTTAAAAACCCCCCCGCAGGCTCCGGTCAATCGCACGGGGACACCGGTAGCCTATAACGATTACATTCGTCAGGCCGCCAGCAGTTATGGCGTTGACGAAACGCTGATTAAAGCGATTATTCAGGTGGAGTCCGGGTTTAACCCGAACGTGGTCAGCACCTCGAACGCTGTGGGATTAATGCAGCTGAAACCTTCAACCGCCGGGCGCGATGCCTATCGTATGAAAGGAAGAAGTGGGCAACCCAGCTCACGTGAGTTGAAGGATCCGGCGGTTAATATTGATCTGGGAACGGCCTATATCAATATTCTTCAAAGCCAGCAGCTAGCCGGGATCAACAACCCACAAACTTTGCGTTACGCCACCATCGTTTCTTATGTCAATGGAGCAGGCGCCATGTTGCGCACGTTCTCATCGGATAAGCGCGTGGCGGTAAACCGCATCAATCAGATGAGCCCGGATGAGTTTTATCAGCACATCCAGAAAAAGCATCCGGCCCCGCAGGCGCCGCGCTATTTATGGAAGGTGACGACGGCTTATCAGGCAATGTCGCAGTAA
- a CDS encoding gluconate 2-dehydrogenase subunit 3 family protein: MSDDKTNNSRRDFLLKSMTLIPAAVIGGSGVSALTAPMPAVAATDTPTNYQPTFFTPEEWAFIKAAVARLIPADDRGPGALEAGVPEFIDRQMNTPYATGSIWYMQGPFNPDVPKEMGYQLPLVPKQIYNLGISDADAYCKKTTGKAFAELDAAQQDALLQKFESGEAEFSQLPSKLFFSYLLQNTREGFFSDPIHGGNKDMVGWKLINFPGARADFMDWVERGERYPFPPVSIRGERG; the protein is encoded by the coding sequence ATGTCGGACGATAAAACTAACAACTCACGGCGCGATTTCCTGCTGAAATCGATGACTTTAATTCCCGCAGCGGTGATTGGCGGCAGTGGCGTCAGCGCCCTGACGGCACCTATGCCCGCTGTCGCGGCTACAGACACCCCAACGAACTACCAGCCTACATTTTTCACCCCGGAAGAATGGGCATTTATCAAGGCCGCCGTTGCGCGCCTGATCCCGGCTGACGATCGCGGCCCAGGTGCGCTGGAAGCCGGCGTGCCGGAGTTTATCGATCGCCAGATGAATACCCCGTATGCCACAGGTTCAATCTGGTACATGCAGGGGCCTTTCAACCCGGATGTGCCGAAAGAGATGGGTTACCAGCTGCCGCTGGTGCCGAAACAGATTTACAACCTGGGTATCAGCGACGCGGATGCCTACTGCAAGAAAACCACCGGTAAAGCCTTTGCAGAGCTGGATGCTGCGCAGCAGGATGCGCTGCTGCAAAAATTTGAGTCTGGTGAGGCGGAATTCTCGCAGTTACCTTCCAAGCTGTTCTTCTCCTACCTGCTGCAAAACACCCGCGAAGGTTTCTTCAGCGATCCGATCCATGGCGGCAACAAAGACATGGTCGGCTGGAAGCTGATTAATTTTCCGGGCGCACGCGCCGACTTTATGGACTGGGTTGAGCGAGGGGAACGCTATCCCTTCCCACCGGTATCAATTCGCGGGGAGAGGGGGTAA